Within the Nocardioides aurantiacus genome, the region ACCGACTCCAGGATGGCGGCGGGGTCGCCGTCGGCGAGACCCTCGAGCTGGGAGTTGAAGTCGGTGATGACGTCCGCGGCCCCCACGGTCGAGGGCGGGTTCTGGGCGTAGTCGGCGCCGTCGATGAACGGCGCGACCTCCGGCGACTCCTTCTTTTACGCCGCGGCGGCGGACTCGACCGACGGGATCACCCCGAAGGCCTGGGCGAACGCCGCCTGGTCCTCGGCCGAGGTCAGCTTCTCGACGAGGTCGACGGCCTGCTCCTGCTCGGGGCTGGACTCGGCGATGCCCCAGCAGTTGGTGAACGCCAGGGTGCCCTTGCCCTGGGGTCCCGCGGGCAGCTCGGCGACGGTGTAGTCGACGTCGGGGAAGTCGTTCTGCATCGCCCCGACCAGCCAGTTGCCCTCGATCGTCATCGGGGCGAGCTCCTTGCCGAAGGCCTCGCCGCCCCAGCCGGCGCCCAGGGTGGAGGAGTACTGCGCCGACCCGTCCTCGAGCAGCCGCTGCACGTAGTCCAGCGCCTCCTCGTTCTCCGGGGTGTCGACGGTCGCCTCGGTCTGCTGCTCGTTGGTCATCGCGCCGCCCGCCTGGGGGAAGAACGCCCCGACCCGCTGGTACTCCGGGCTGAAGGCCAGGCCCGGCTGCTTGCCCTGCTTCAGGGTCGCCGCGACGTCGGCCAGCTCCTCCCACGTGGTCGGGACGTCGGCGTCGGTGAGGCCGGCGGCCTCCCACTTCTCGGTGTTGATCCACAGCGCGAGCGTCGAGAAGTCCTTGGGCGCGCAGTAGAACTCGTCGTCGACGGTGAAGGCCTGGCGCAGGTTGGGGTAGAAGTCGTCGGCGTTCGAGAGCTGGTCGCCGTACGCCAGGAGCGAGCCGTTCTCGACGTAGCCACCGAGCTGGTCGGTGCTCATGTAGAAGACGTCGGGCGGGTTGCTGGACGCGAAGCCCTGGCTCAGCTGCTGGTTGAGGTCGGAGGCGACGGTGACCTCGGCGTCGGTGCCGCTCTCCTGCGACCAGTCGGCGACGGCCTTCTCGACGGCCTCGGTCTCGGCGTCGCCCGAGGACCCGATCAGCACGGTGATCTTGCCGTCGCCACCGCCCTCGCCGGAGGACCCGCCGTCGTCGAAGCCGGACCCGCCGCCACAGGCGGACAGGGTGAGCAGGCCGGCGCAGGCGGCAGCGGCGACCGAGGCGAGGGAGGTGCGGTTGCGGGACATCGGATCTCCTGGTGGGTGGGTGAGGAGGGGGACGGTCAGCGGGCCAGGCTGGAGTCGCGGACGACCAGCCGGGGTGGGAGCAGGGCGTGGGTGGCCGAGGGGCGTACGCCGCTCAGCTCGGCGTCGACCAGGCGCATCAGGGCCGCCGCTACGTCGGCGAGCGGCTGGTCGACGCTGGTCAGGCCGGGGGTCGTGAGGGCGGCCGACGGCGAGTTGTCGAAGCCGGTGACGGCGACGTCGTGTCCCGGCCGCAGCCCGCGCTCGGACAGGGCGCGCAGCACCCCGAGCGCGAGCGTGTCGGACACGCACACCAGCGCGCTGGGGACCGGCCCGCCACGGGGGGCGTCGAGCAGCCGGTGGGCGGCGTCGCGGCCGGCGTCGAACTCGTCGACCACGTGGGCCTGCACCCGGGCGGGGAGGCCGAGGTCGGCGCAGGCCTCGCGCCAGCCCCGCTCGCGGTCGCGGCCCAGGTCGGAGTCGGCGGGCCAGCCCACCAGGCCGATCTCGGTGTGCCCCTGCCCGGCGAGGTGCTCGACCGCGGCGCGGATCCCGGCGGCGCCGTCGACGTCGACCCAGGGGAAGGCGCCGGGGGAGTCGGGGTCGAGGTCCCAGGAGCGGCCGAAGCAGGCGAAGGTGACGCCCTGCTCGCGCATCCAGCGCCTCCGGGCGTCGTCGCGGTGGGCGCCGGTGAGCACGAAGGCGTCCACGGCCGTGGTCTGGCGCAGCTCCTGGTAGGCCGCGAGCTCGGCGGTGTCCCCGGCGGCATGGCACACGATCAGGTGGTAGCCCAGCCCGGAGGCCGACTCGGCGAGCGCGTGCAGGAACTGGTCGAGCAGCAGCGCCGCCCGGTCCTGGCGCGAGCGCTCGACCCGGACCCCCACCAGCCGCGAGGTCTGGCTGCGCAGCGTGCGGGCGGAGCGGTTGGGCCGGTAGTCGAGGTCCTCGATCGCTGCCCGGACCCGGGCCAGGGTCTCGTCGCTGAGGCGGTCGGGGTGGTTGAGCGCGTTGGAGACCGTCATCGCCGAGACCTCCGCCCGGCGCGCGACGTCGTCGAGCGTCGCGCCGCGGTGGCGGCTCGGTCCTCGCACGGGTACCTCCGGGCATGGAGTGGGACGGGTGACGGCTGGTTCGGGGGTTGCGGGTGAGGCGTCTTTTAGCGCTAAAATTGAGGTGTGAGCGAAAGTACGCAGGCGGTCACCGACCCGTCAACCCCCCGACCAGGACCAGGACCGCTGCAGCCGCTGCTCCACGACCTGGCCACCGCGGTGGCCGCCCCGGGCCTGGTGCTGGCCGAGCCCGACGGGTGCCTGCGGGCGCGACCGGGCGGTGGTGTGGCGGGGTGGTACGTCGCCGACGTGCGGCTGCTGCGCCGCCTCGAGCTCGGCGTCGACGGCTCCGACCTCGAGCTGGTCCGGGCCGATGCGACCGGCACGCGGCACCACGAGTTCGTCCACGTCGCGCGCGGTCTCGGGGACCAGCAGCCCGACCCCACGGTGGTGCTCCGGCACGTCCGCGACCTCGCCCCCGACACCCTGACCGAGCGGGTGCACGTGCGCAGCACCGCCCGGGCGCCGGTGCGGGTGGTGCTCCACCTCGACGTCGAGGCCGACCTCGCGCCGGTGCACGCCGTCAAGCAGGGCGGCCGCCCCGACGCCGTCGCCCCGGCGACCGACGGCGACGGCGCCCTGCGCTGGGCCGCCCGCGGACGGGAGGTGCGGCTGGTGGCCGCGGGCGCCTCGGTGGAGGTGGCCGAGCGCGGTGCGCGGCTGACGTGGACCCTCGACCTCGAGCCGGGCCGGCACGCCGAGGTCGAGGTGCGGGCCCACGCCGAGGGCCCCGTCCGCTTCGCCTCCGGAGCGGCCGAGGCGGGCGGCGGCTGGGCCGACCGGGTGGGCGTCACCGCCCCCGACCCACGGCTCGCACGCCTGGTCGGGCGGAGCCTGGGCGACCTCGACGGCCTGCTGCTGCGCGACGGGTCCGGCGACGACCACGCCGCAGCCGACCACACCGGGGGCGACCGGTTCCTGGCCGCCGGCAGCCCGTGGTTCCTCACCCTCTTCGGCCGCGACTCGCTGTGGGCGGCGCGGCTGCTGCTGCCGGTCGACGTCGACCTGGCGCTCTCGACGCTGCGTGTGCTGGCACGGCGACAGGGGGAGCGCGAGGACCCCGCCACCGAGGAGCAGCCCGGCAAGATCCTGCACGAGGTCCGCGACCCCGAGCTCGAGCACCTGCTGCCGCCGCTCTACTACGGCACCGTCGACGCCACCCCGCTGTTCGTGTGCCTCCTGGCCGACGCCGCCCGTTGGGGCGCCGACCCCGACCAGGTCCGGGCGCTGCTTCCGGCAGCCCGCCGGTGCCTGGAGTGGCAGCTGGCGCAGAGCCGCGAGACCGGCTGGCTGCGCTACGTCGACGAGTCCGGCAGCGGGCTGTCCAACCAGGGCTGGAAGGACAGCCACGACTCCGTGCAGTTCGCCGACGGTCGCCTCGCCGACGCCCCGATCGCGCTGTGCGAGGTGCAGGCCTACGCCCACGAGGCGGCGGTCGCCGGCGCGGCCCTGCTGGCGGCGTACGACGAGCCGGAGGTGCCCGGCCTCGCCGCCTGGGCCGAGGACCTGCGCACCCGCTTCCGGCGCGACTTCTGGGTCGAGACCCCCGACGGCGGCCACGTCGCGATCGCCCTGGACCGCGACGGCACCCGCGTCGACGCGGTCACCTCCAACGTCGGCCACCTGCTGGGCACGGGCGTCCTCGACGCGGACCAGTCGGCCCGGGTGGCGGCACTGCTCGTCGGCGAGCTGCGGTCGGGCTTCGGTGTGCACACCCTGACGCCGCGCTCGCCGCGGTTCTCCGAGCTGAGCTACCACGGTGGCTCGGTGTGGCCCCACGACACCGCGATCGCGGTGCGGGGCCTGGCGGCCGAGGGTCACCACGTCGAGGCGGCGCTGCTGGCCGCCGAGCTGGTCGACGCGGCCGAGGGCTTCGACCACCGCCTGCCCGAGCTGTACGCCGGCGACACCGCCGACGCCGTCCCGGCCCCGGCCGCCTACCCCGCGGCGTGCCGCCCCCAGGCCTGGTCGGCGGCCGGGGCGGTCGCCGCCCTCGTGGCCGCCACGGGGGTGCGGCCCGACGGGCACGGGGGCGTCGAGGTGCCCGCGCGGGTCGGCACCTCGCTCGGGCCGTTCGGGCTGACCGGGCTGCGCGTGGCCGGCCGCGACCTCGGGGTCGCGGTCGACGCCGACGGCCGGGTCGTGGTCGACCCCGCCCCGAGGTCCGCGTCCGCCGCCGCCGGGTGACCTAGGCTGGCCGGCATGGAGCCGGTCGACCCCAGCAGGCTGCGGATCTCCGACGCCGACCGCCACAAGGTCGCGGAGTTCCTGCGCCAGGCCGCGGGGGAGGGGCGCATCGACCTCGAGGAGCTCGACGACCGGCTCGAGGCGACGTACGCCGCGAAGACCTACGGCGACCTCGTCCCGCTGACCGTCGACCTGCCCGGCCACCTGGGGGCCACCCCGGCGGTGCCGCCCCGGCCGACCGGGTCCACGCCACCCGCCCCGCGCGCCGGCGGCGTGCCGGCCGGGCTCTCGCTGCCGGTCCACCACGGCTCGTCCGCCGTGCTCGGCGAGGTCAAGCGGCGCGGCGCCTGGGCGATCGGCGAGAGCCACACCGCCCTGGCCGTGATGGGCAACGTGA harbors:
- a CDS encoding sugar ABC transporter substrate-binding protein, whose protein sequence is MSRNRTSLASVAAAACAGLLTLSACGGGSGFDDGGSSGEGGGDGKITVLIGSSGDAETEAVEKAVADWSQESGTDAEVTVASDLNQQLSQGFASSNPPDVFYMSTDQLGGYVENGSLLAYGDQLSNADDFYPNLRQAFTVDDEFYCAPKDFSTLALWINTEKWEAAGLTDADVPTTWEELADVAATLKQGKQPGLAFSPEYQRVGAFFPQAGGAMTNEQQTEATVDTPENEEALDYVQRLLEDGSAQYSSTLGAGWGGEAFGKELAPMTIEGNWLVGAMQNDFPDVDYTVAELPAGPQGKGTLAFTNCWGIAESSPEQEQAVDLVEKLTSAEDQAAFAQAFGVIPSVESAAAA
- a CDS encoding LacI family DNA-binding transcriptional regulator, whose amino-acid sequence is MRGPSRHRGATLDDVARRAEVSAMTVSNALNHPDRLSDETLARVRAAIEDLDYRPNRSARTLRSQTSRLVGVRVERSRQDRAALLLDQFLHALAESASGLGYHLIVCHAAGDTAELAAYQELRQTTAVDAFVLTGAHRDDARRRWMREQGVTFACFGRSWDLDPDSPGAFPWVDVDGAAGIRAAVEHLAGQGHTEIGLVGWPADSDLGRDRERGWREACADLGLPARVQAHVVDEFDAGRDAAHRLLDAPRGGPVPSALVCVSDTLALGVLRALSERGLRPGHDVAVTGFDNSPSAALTTPGLTSVDQPLADVAAALMRLVDAELSGVRPSATHALLPPRLVVRDSSLAR
- a CDS encoding glycogen debranching N-terminal domain-containing protein, yielding MSESTQAVTDPSTPRPGPGPLQPLLHDLATAVAAPGLVLAEPDGCLRARPGGGVAGWYVADVRLLRRLELGVDGSDLELVRADATGTRHHEFVHVARGLGDQQPDPTVVLRHVRDLAPDTLTERVHVRSTARAPVRVVLHLDVEADLAPVHAVKQGGRPDAVAPATDGDGALRWAARGREVRLVAAGASVEVAERGARLTWTLDLEPGRHAEVEVRAHAEGPVRFASGAAEAGGGWADRVGVTAPDPRLARLVGRSLGDLDGLLLRDGSGDDHAAADHTGGDRFLAAGSPWFLTLFGRDSLWAARLLLPVDVDLALSTLRVLARRQGEREDPATEEQPGKILHEVRDPELEHLLPPLYYGTVDATPLFVCLLADAARWGADPDQVRALLPAARRCLEWQLAQSRETGWLRYVDESGSGLSNQGWKDSHDSVQFADGRLADAPIALCEVQAYAHEAAVAGAALLAAYDEPEVPGLAAWAEDLRTRFRRDFWVETPDGGHVAIALDRDGTRVDAVTSNVGHLLGTGVLDADQSARVAALLVGELRSGFGVHTLTPRSPRFSELSYHGGSVWPHDTAIAVRGLAAEGHHVEAALLAAELVDAAEGFDHRLPELYAGDTADAVPAPAAYPAACRPQAWSAAGAVAALVAATGVRPDGHGGVEVPARVGTSLGPFGLTGLRVAGRDLGVAVDADGRVVVDPAPRSASAAAG
- a CDS encoding DUF1707 SHOCT-like domain-containing protein: MEPVDPSRLRISDADRHKVAEFLRQAAGEGRIDLEELDDRLEATYAAKTYGDLVPLTVDLPGHLGATPAVPPRPTGSTPPAPRAGGVPAGLSLPVHHGSSAVLGEVKRRGAWAIGESHTALAVMGNVTLDLRQARFDAPEVTITANAVMGEVLVVVDARTVVVVEGTGVMGTFEESRSSVAADTDADSPVVRVRGIALMGSVRVRRKGPPGELRRRLLGHGGH